TTGCATGTAGATATGAAAATTCATTGATAGATTTATGCCCTACAATGCAACAAGCAGTATTATTTATAACCATCTGTTCTTTTTGCAAACTCATTCTCTTGTCAAGTACACTACTACACTCCTGCATCAGCCAATGATAACTTCAAAAATCATTAGAACAGAACAGCCAATAATAAAATATGGTGTGGGATGCCTAAGGTTTAAAATGTGGTCTCACAGAGGTGACTACCTGGTCCATTGGATTGAATGAGGGGCTATCCGCATATTCTGTGTTGTGGATCTAGGTGCATCACAGAACCTCACATGTAAAATCATCTGAGATTTGGCCCACTATTGATAGATTGATAGAAAGAGGTGATAAGGTGCCTTAATATAGAATGAAATTTGGGATATATACATCCAAGAACACCATTGGAAGAGCATACTTGCAGAATAGGTGATTGGAATGTTCTAGGAGATGAGCAAAAATCAGAAAATTTCCTTATGTGAATATGTGAAAATGAAATCACAATTGTGACAATAAATGAAGTATCAACCAGCATTTTTCATTCAGTAAATCAAGTTGATTAGAATGGATGCCTAAATTATAAACAAACAAATAATCATGTAGCCTTTTTGAAAACTGTAGCATAGGATCTCATACAAGCTTGTGACTGTTTTGATGCTTATAAGAGAAGACCTTGTCAAGTCTATAAAGTTCAGTATTTACACTTCTAGAGTTAGAGAGAGTTTTTTAgatttgcaacaagaatgaaaaCCTTCATTCAAATTTAGTATGAAAATGATCTGACATTGGATTGTTTGGATGAATGGCTTGCCTTTTCTCTTCTCAGGTTTTCGATACATGCATTAAGGATGAGTTAAGGGGGAAAACGCGTATCTTGGTCACCAATCAACTGCATTTTCTTCCACATGTGGACAAAATTGTTCTGATCCAAGACGGGATGATCAAAGAGGAGGGAACATATGAAGAGCTCATCAGATATGGGTCATTATTTCAGACACTGATGGAGAATGCCGGAAAAATGGAAGATGAGATAGAAGAAAGCATCCCCAACGGAGATAATGAACCGAAGGTTATTGTGTTTGAGGGCAATGGAGAGCCAATGAAGAGTGAGAAAAGTGAATCTTTCAAGAAAACAAGCAGTAAGACGAGGGAGGGGAAATCAGTTCTCATAAAACAGGAAGAGCGTGAAACAGGAGTCATCAGTTTTAGTGTTCTTCAGAGGTAAGATATGAGAAGAATATTTTTCCTGATGGGTTTCAAACTTCAGATGTTGTCGACTTGCAATATATTTATTACTAGCCAGCTGCCATTTTTTTGTTTCTAGGTGATATTCTAAACATTGATTAGTTTATATGCTGAACACTTGATAAATATATCAACTACTGAAAGTTCATTTGCATGTTAATTGACTTCATTTATTCTTTATAAATTCTGGTGGTTTGTACCACTCTATGCATAGCTGAGCAGTAAATTTGAGGGAACATATGATTTGTTGGCTTTATATTCCAATGTGTTTCTACCCAAAATAATATTTCTAGAAAATATAATTTTCTGTAGGCTTTTCACATGTCTGAGAAATACTTACATTTTTGTGGCAGATATAAAAATGCACTAGGAGGCTTCTGGGTGGTTCTTATTCTATTTTCGTGTTATGTGGCATCTGAGGTTTTGAGAGTCTCAAGTAGTACGTGGTTAAGTGTGTGGACAGATGAAAGTGCCACAAAGCACCATGGAGCCAATTTTTATAACATTGTTTATGCCTGTTTATCTTTTGGCCAGGTATACACAAATCGACAATCAGTTAGAATGAGTAAAGATCTTAGCACAATTTCCAGTGCCATGACTTGGCTAATGTTTTAGCTATCTATAATTTCAGAATATCTGTGTACGAATCTCGAGTCATTTGACATAATATTTGCTGTTACTTTTATTGTCTTGTATATTCTGATTATTTTCATTCCTTCTCTGATAGGTAATGGTGACATTGATAAACTCATTTTGCTTGATTTTATCAAGTCTTTATGCTGCCAGAAGGTTACATGATGGTATGCTCACTTCCATATTAAGGGCTCCGATGTCATTCTTTCATACCAATCCAATTGGACGAATCATCAACAGATTTGCAAAAGACTTGGGGGACATAGATCGGGATGTTGCTATCTACTCAAATATGTTTTTGAACCAAATTTTCCAgcttctttcaacatttgttttgaTAGGGATTGTGAGCACCATATCTCTATGGGCAATAATGCCACTTCTGATCATCTTTTATGCAGCTTACTTATACTTTCAGGTATGCAAATGTTTGACAGCAGAATCAAatgtattttttcaaaaaaattgttagAATTTTCTTTGAGTTAACTATTTTTACAAATATATAGCCATGCTTAGAGTTCCTCTATATTTGGCGAGAAATTGTGTTACTTAAAGTTAATATGAAGCAGAATCATCCTAAATTTGTTTCCACTAATGAAGCTTGTTGAATGGCTTTTTCTGTGCTAAAATATTCCGTTGGTAGTGGTCTCATTAATATTTGTGCAAgcatatttttctttaaaattgaACAGGAAAGAATTAATTTCTTTTAATCCTATGTAACTTGAGTCATGTCTATGTTTATGCTATGAACTGAATTTCATATACTTCTTGAGTTCAAACTTGGCTCATTTCATAGTAATTCAAGTCACCAGGGAGCTGAACCATTTCTAAAATATTTGTAAAGGATGAGAGGCAGAGGAATGACATGTATGTAATCATTGATCATGGTTTGGGTAGTTGATGTCAGTATGTGAGAAAGAGTATTTGAATTTTGAACAACAACTACAAGTCTCAATATCACAATATGAATTTATAATTgtaaaggaaaagaaccttttccTAATATTTAATCTAGGCTAATGCAATAGAATGCATACACATAAGCATAAACTAATGTAAATTTAATAATTGACAGCTATGGGAGGAGATAATTCAGATTTAAATGCTAAGGTAGGAAATTAAGTGATATAAAGATGTTTTTAGCTCTAGGAATGGAGATGGATAATTCTGATGTAGCTCTGGAATCAAACTCTCTCGGAACTGGAACTTGTTCCCCTCTCTCTGTGTTTTGACTCACATTCTAAACAAGATCTGTATTTTTTCTTAGGTCAAATCCACATATCTGGATCAATTCTGCAGTTGCGGATCTGATTTATCAGCCCTGGATCTGATCATGCAACTTGTGTACTTTTGTTCGTTGGTTTTCTGAATTCACTTATATCTACTCTGTTTTTAAGACTGGCAGTATTTAAAATACCTTTGGGAGGCTGCTGGATTTCTAGGGCACAAGGTCACCTAAGTCAACCCCAAGGAAAATACCAGCTCTACATTTGTGCTAAGGATGGGTAGATAGAAAACAATCATGTAGATGTTCTAGGACAAATGCGGAATTAGATTCCTTTTAGATGCTTCAGTTGAAGTGTTCCTAACATGCTTCTCTTCTTTAATGTGAATGATAATCAATAATGTTTGTGGATGGTAATTCAATGCAATTGAATGCCTTAAAATACAAGGACATAGCAATAAATCACACACATTTGTTTAGTTGGCTCATTACAGCTAGTGAAATTAGCAGTAGTTagccaaatttgaatttaaattttgaaattttagggGTCAAGTCCTTAGACCTAGGATCACTCCCATACCTGTGGGATTGACATGGagaatggtaatgtttgtgcaagAAATGAGTGTCTGATCATGAGGTGGGCAATAAATGTGGATTGTATGGGAAAGTGCAGAaatggagaatttttggttggacaTGTTGGAATGTGTGTGAATAGGGGGATAAGGAAGATAGGGGAATAAGTGCAACCTTGCACAAGATTGCCATTTATCGAAATGTAAGTGGATTAAGCCATTCTCTAATCCCACTGCCATATGAATACATCAAGTGGTTTAATCTCAAGTGGTTCATTTCATTATGCATCGTTAATTACACTATATATTAGACTAAATATGAATCTAGTTTTTCTTATCCTATTAAGGACAATACTTTGACTTAGCCCTCGTGTGTTGCCATCCTACATCTTCAATTCGACGCTTCAAGATTTGATATTGATAACtcgttatatcattttttatttctaGTTTTAAGGTGAAAGTGTCTAGCTACCAGGATTATGTTCAGGAAAATATCAGCATGGATCCACCAATATAAATTGGGGAGAGATCAGGAAATCGACAAAATGGTTAAAATTCCTTAAATTTTTTGGAATTGATTGTGTAGAAGTCTCAATCCTCTTAAGCAAATTTCTTGAAAATAATTACAATTATATTTTATATGGATCTATTCTTTTAGTGCACTTCTTAGCTGGGTGTTTCTTATTTGAATCTCCAACACTTAGTAGATCAGGAATTTTGTTTGTTATTACAAACCACTAATCTTATTTGATTCAATGTCAGTTATCGTTTATGTTAATAAATTGGCCTTTCCTATCCTGTGAGCCACTTGCAAAGCTGATCCATTGCTatttaaatttcaaacaattaaactGTTTTAATAAGTTGTCTTCACCATCTTTCTGTTTCTTTGCAGAGTACCTCACGAGAGATTAAGCGCTTGAATTCCATCTCCAGGTCTCCTGTTTATGCACAATTCGGTGAAGCATTGAATGGTTTAGCTGCAATCCGTGCATACAAAGCATATGATCGGATGGCAAAGATCAATGGAAAAGCAATGGACAATAATGTTCGTTTTACACTGGTCAATATGAGCTCCAATCGTTGGCTTGGTATTAGACTAGAGGCTTTGGGAGGTCTGATGATCTGGTTGACAGCAACATTCGCTGTTTTGCAAAATCAACGTGCAGATACAGCTGCATTTGCTCCATTGATGGGTCTACTTCTGTCATATATCTTGAATATTACCAGCCTGTTGACAAATACTTTACGGTTGGCAAGTCATACAGAAAACAGCTTAAATGCTGTGGAAAGGGTTGGAACCTATACAGATTTGCCTTCTGAAGCCCCACTTATTATTGAGAATTGCAGGCCACCACAAGGGTGGCCTTCATCTGGGATTGTTGAATTCAAAAATGTAGTTATGCAGTATCGTCAAGATCTCCCTCCTGTTCTTCGTGGTATATCTTTCAGAATAATGTCAACTGAGAAAGTTGGTGTTGTTGGACGCACTGGTGCAGGAAAGTCAAGCATGTTCAATAGTCTGTTTCGGATTGTTGAACTAGAATGTGGAAAAATTCTCATTGATGATTGTGATGTTTCTAGGTTTGGATTGAATGATTTGCGTAAAGCTTTAGGCATTATACCACAATCTCCAGTTCTATTTTCAGGTATTCTcccctttttcttcttattttggtGCATTGCAACTAACCATCAAATGTCTCATGAACTTTAAAATAAGTTCAGCATGAAAAAGATAACAAGCAGTATTAATAATAAATAGCAAAGTTCAAACAGAATGAAGACAAATTCAATTTCTTGTTCGGGAAGTTGTTAATCAAAGAATGTTCATATTGGCAAAGACAACAGAACTAATATTTGCCTTTATATTTCAACTTCAAGCTCTCAAATAATTCAGACCACTAATTCATTTTCTGCCTTATCACGGTGCATATCTAGTAACTACAGAAAGGGTTGTATCAAATTCTTCTTTAATTTTTAGAGAATGCTTGAAGAGGTTATTTCATAACATCTTATCTAGTAGTTATTTCCTTAACATGGTTTTAAATCTCTACAGGGACAGTACGGTTCAATCTTGATCCATTTGGTGAACATAATAATAATGATCTTTGGGAGGCTTTGGAGAGGGCACATCTAAAAGATGTCATCAGAAGAAATGCTTTGGGACTTGAGGCAGAGGtattccctttttgtctttctctaGTGCTGTTAGTCCTCATTTTATGAAAAGGGCATCTTACACTGGTTGCACTcattcatcctaatgatggatcacacaGAAGATTCTAAAAGGTctagaatcaaaacatcaaacccTCAACCAAAAAGTTCAATTGACAAAAAGAACATGAAAGCACCAGACAACCAGGGGTAAAAAGGACACCCATAACCAAAACATGGGTTTTTTAAAAATAGGCCCCCACAACCTAAAACAAGGCTGCAAAAAGAATAGCTAGCAGCCAGCCTAAAATCAATCCCCAACCAAGcaccatcaagatttacatttagagctGCTCTTATGGGATtggagagtcatgtcaaaagaaggcttaGAGAACTTAGCTTTCTTGCCCTTAACAGAAATCCATCCCTCTTCCACTTGCGTTGCCTTGTCATGCCAAGCTAGCGCACCAAAATCCTGAGAACGAATCCCTACAACCATTGTCTCAACTGCACTAGAACCAACGGACGACAAAACCCCAGCATTAGCAAGCGGTGAAATCATCGAACCCCAATCACGGCAGACGACTGCACAAGAACCAGTGGATGGCAAAACCCCAACATCACCAGTCCGCCTCTGCCCGACAAACACAGCCGCACTAGAACCAGCAGGTGGCAAAACCCCAGCATCAGCAGGCGACAAAACAAGCATGACCTTATCAAAAGAGTCACCAGATTTTGTAATCAAAATGCTATCACCAGAAATAGCAGTTTGAGGCCCATGCTCACGCACTTTAGTGGTTTCAACATGATATTCTTGCATAGCTTTAGCAACACCACCATCAATGACATCCGAAGAGGATGCCCCGCGACCTTGTGATTCCATGGCAAACACctcagaaaaactcctattttgctcagatttcttctcaaccgtataatgttgttgagaagcaCCTTTCCACCACGTAGCCGTCATTGCCTTTTTTTCAAATCCATATTGTGCAGCCGCATGACCTGTTTTAAAACATTTTCTACAAcggaagggaatcccttcatagtccaaagattgaacccaagagccctttgaagatttgagaaaaaTTTCAGCGGGCAGCCCTTTTGAAACATTCATTTCAACCAAAATTCGGGCAAAGGTGGAGTGAAAATTATCATAGGATTCATCATCTACCATCAAAAATTCTCCAAGGGCCTCACCCACTTCTTCTAAAAGAGAATCAGTCCATaaatgaagggggagattaggAAGCCTAACCCAAATGGGGATCTTATTAAACGTTTCAGAAGAAAGGTTGAAATTAGAGTGCCAAGGTTTAATCATCAACAAAACTCTGTCCTCCTAGTTAAAGAAATGATCACATAAGATTTTGTTTCTATCTAGGGCATTATCAAATTTAGCAATAAAAAACCCCTTAGCCAAggggaaaatatgaactttaccAGTAATAAGAGGCTCCCACTGTTCTGAGATCCAAGAGTGCAGCTGAGGGAGGCTGGGTCAAAAACCCTTAAACCAGCATATCACACCATGTAAAGAAAGAACAGAAGCATTATGATCAATTTCCTTTTCCGTATCTGCTTTCAGATTAATGGAAATGGCATTAGAAACAGGAAAGAACCCACCACCAAATGACCGTTTCCCTGTAAAATTTTGTCATCGTTACCTTCCATAGTAAAATTTTCATAATGGCTTTAACATTATTTTGTGTTTcttttattgttattgtttttgGTATACTCCCATAACGTATGTTCTCTTGTGTGTATAGGTTTCTGAGGCTGGGGAAAACTTCAGTGTTGGCCAACGTCAGTTACTAAGCCTTGCTCGTGCCTTGCTTCGGAGATCAAAGATTTTAGTTCTTGATGAAGCTACTGCAGCTGTGGATGTTGGAACTGATGCCCTTATACAGAAGACTATCCGTGAAGAGTTCAAGAACTGTACAATGCTTGTTATTGCTCATCGAATTAATACAATTATTGACTGTGACCGTATACTTGTTCTTGATGCAGGCCAGGTATATGCATTTATCTCTGTAAAACTGCTATTTAATTGATGACATTTGAGAGAGAAGGATTGATCCTCTGACATTAAGAGATTTTGGTGTTCTAGATATAGCTTTTTCAGGAATCTTAAATAGAATATTTGATGAATCGGTGCTGTTAGTGCAGGCTGTGCTCATTTGTTAATATGGATTCCTTTTCTCTGTTACAGGTCTTGGAATTTGACACTCCTGAGAATTTACTTTCTGATGAGGAGAGTGCTTTTAGTAAAATGGTCAGCAGCACTGGATTTGCTAATGCACAATATCTACGGGTAACATTTAACATGAGTACCATCAGAATTAGCTTGCTTGCTATTGTAGCTGTCCACAAAAACTTGGTTGTGTTGCAATTGTCCTCATTCGTGTCATGTCAGTTGCTAAGCTGCAGTGTTTATGGCACTGGAGACTCAAATTTTCTTGCTGCATGAATTACATCAGCGTTTCAAAAGTATAAGTGAGCTGATAGAATTCTAGTTTGTAGTATAAAAGCGAAGGTCAAAATATTCAGCCTCTTAAGATGTACAATTGTAGTATATGATAAAGAGGGATTTTTGCAATGTCAATTATAATCATTTTCTTGTTTCTGATTTTCATTTTATTGATGTTACAGAATATAGCTCTTGGAGTCAGAGACACAGGAGAGCAATTTGAAAACAAAGCATTTGAAAATAAAAGGAAGTGGACAGCCTCTGCACGTTGGGCTGTTGCAGCACAATTTGCTCTTTCTTTGAGTTTGACTTCTTCACAGCAAAATCTGCTAGCAATAGCTGGAGAAGGTACCGAGAACAACATTCTTCAAGAAACAAGAAATGCAGCTCAGACCCTACAGGATGTTTTGCAAGGAAAGCATGACAGTGCAATTGAAGTGGCACTGGTTCAGCATCAGGTGCCCAGGGAAAATTGGTGGTCCGCACTGTTTAAAGTCATCGAAGGTACTTCTGTTTGTGTCCTTAGTCCTTGGATTAAAACCCAAAAATATGACACAAATGAGCTAGTCTTGCAAAATAAATTTACATGCTTAGTTATATCATACTTTCTGGCATGATATTTTTGTTATTTTGTATTTGGAGATTCAGTGTAGAAAGGGGATTTGACATCAAACATGCAGATGGGGTCACAATAAGGAATCATTTATGTTTCCACATTTCCCTCCATATTATGTCGTActgttttcaagttttttttttcaacGATAGATGTTAACAGTTGGTGCGTATCTGAAAGCAATTAATATCATAATatgaaacaaccaaattgtgtttAATATGAGCTCTTTTAGTGGATGGTTGTACACTTTGAAATTGACATAACACACAGACAAGCCTTTTGTTTTATATTCTCAATTTATCAATTGGTTCTCCATATATTTTAATGCTTGTCTTGGGAAAAAAACCGTAAACTCAAAAGCTGTGTAGTCATGGTAATATTCATTACAAATATGctgattattttatttttgcatgtaCATTTGTAACACCAGTGTTAATTTTTCTTTTGACAGGCTTGTCTGTAATGAGCCGACTTGCTCGAAACAGATTTAATGAAGACGAATTGGTATTGGAAGGCAGGGACATTGACTGGGGAAATTTGAGTATGTGAATGATGCCCAATGCATCGGGCATTTTGGGTATTTTAGTTAAAGATAACTATGGGAAGAGTAATTAGGAAAGCTGCAGTTGATTTCCATGAGTATGGCTCATTGGAACTTATTATGAATATAGCCAAGGTAGTTTAAATTGACACCAAATGATTGCAATGAATGAAAAACACCATTGCTAAGAGAACA
The nucleotide sequence above comes from Cryptomeria japonica chromosome 11, Sugi_1.0, whole genome shotgun sequence. Encoded proteins:
- the LOC131044009 gene encoding ABC transporter C family member 2 — encoded protein: MALEGLVDWYCRPVENGKWVMLIPNALGPYTPCATETLVVALSHFVLWCLICYRIWLIRKDFSVKRFCLQSRLFNYGLGALAAYNTAEPLYRAVMGISVVNLDGQGSLAPFEVVTLIVESVTWCTMLALLCIETKVYIREFRWYIRFGVIYVLVGEATLFKFILTLNSYFDRSVLYLYISEIICQVAFCILLLFYIPNLVPYSGYIPVENGASTVACAEYEPLPAGENVCPERHVNFFSRIFFSWMTPLMREGYKRPVSDKDIWQLDTWDQTETLYNNFQRYWEEECKKPKPWLLRALNSSLGARFWFGGMFKIGNDASQFVGPIVLALLLESMQRGDPAWIGYLYAAAIFLGVCVGVLSEAQYFQNVMRVGFRIRATLVAAVFRKTLRLTHEGRTKFASGRITNMMTQDAEALQQTCQQLHSLWSAPLRIVVSITLLYRQLGAASLIGAAILVLLFPIQTFVISRMQKLSKEGLQRTDKRIGLMNEVLAAMDTVKCYAWENSFQEKVQHIRNDELSWFRKAQLLGSFNSFILNSIPVLVTVVAFGVYTLLGGELTPAKAFSSLSLFAVLRFPLFMFPNLITQIVNANVSLKRLEDLFLAEERKLQLNPPLQSGLPAISIKNGTFSWDRKAENPTLSNINLDVSIGNLVAVVGTTGEGKTSLISAMLGEIPSMADTEVVVRGTVAYVPQVSWIFNATVRDNILFGSPYDPIRYERAIHVSELEHDLQFLPGGDLTEIGERGVNISGGQKQRVSIARAVYSGADVYLFDDPLSALDAHVGRKVFDTCIKDELRGKTRILVTNQLHFLPHVDKIVLIQDGMIKEEGTYEELIRYGSLFQTLMENAGKMEDEIEESIPNGDNEPKVIVFEGNGEPMKSEKSESFKKTSSKTREGKSVLIKQEERETGVISFSVLQRYKNALGGFWVVLILFSCYVASEVLRVSSSTWLSVWTDESATKHHGANFYNIVYACLSFGQVMVTLINSFCLILSSLYAARRLHDGMLTSILRAPMSFFHTNPIGRIINRFAKDLGDIDRDVAIYSNMFLNQIFQLLSTFVLIGIVSTISLWAIMPLLIIFYAAYLYFQSTSREIKRLNSISRSPVYAQFGEALNGLAAIRAYKAYDRMAKINGKAMDNNVRFTLVNMSSNRWLGIRLEALGGLMIWLTATFAVLQNQRADTAAFAPLMGLLLSYILNITSLLTNTLRLASHTENSLNAVERVGTYTDLPSEAPLIIENCRPPQGWPSSGIVEFKNVVMQYRQDLPPVLRGISFRIMSTEKVGVVGRTGAGKSSMFNSLFRIVELECGKILIDDCDVSRFGLNDLRKALGIIPQSPVLFSGTVRFNLDPFGEHNNNDLWEALERAHLKDVIRRNALGLEAEVSEAGENFSVGQRQLLSLARALLRRSKILVLDEATAAVDVGTDALIQKTIREEFKNCTMLVIAHRINTIIDCDRILVLDAGQVLEFDTPENLLSDEESAFSKMVSSTGFANAQYLRNIALGVRDTGEQFENKAFENKRKWTASARWAVAAQFALSLSLTSSQQNLLAIAGEGTENNILQETRNAAQTLQDVLQGKHDSAIEVALVQHQVPRENWWSALFKVIEGLSVMSRLARNRFNEDELVLEGRDIDWGNLSM